Proteins found in one Nomascus leucogenys isolate Asia unplaced genomic scaffold, Asia_NLE_v1 001717F_26818_qpd_obj, whole genome shotgun sequence genomic segment:
- the LOC115834189 gene encoding protein SNORC-like isoform X2 has translation MLSFPAFLGPPVWLTGMDGPGLEWWSGEDNWGGLADDVPQEPVPTLWNEPAELPSGEGPVESTSPGREPVDTGPPAPTVAPGPEDSTAQERLDQDGGSLGPGAIAAIVIAALLATCVVLALVVVALRKFSAS, from the exons ATGTTGAGCTTTCCAGCATTTCTGGGGCCTCCTGTCTGGTTGACGGGGATGGATGGCCCAGGGTTGGAGTGGTGGTCAGGGGAGGACAACTGGGGTGGGCTGGCTG ATGATGTTCCACAGGAGCCCGTGCCCACGCTGTGGAACGAGCCGGCCGAGCTGCCGTCGGGAGAAGGCCCTGTGGAGAGCACCAGCCCCGGCCGGGAGCCCGTGGACACCggtcccccagcccccaccgtTGCGCCAGGACCCGAGGACAGCACCGCGCAGGAGCGGCTGGACCAGGACGGCG GGTCGCTGGGGCCCGGCGCCATCGCGGCCATCGTGATCGCCGCCCTGCTGGCCACTTGCGTAGTGCTGGCGCTCGTGGTCGTCGCGCTGAGAAAGTTTTCCGCCTCCTGA
- the LOC115834188 gene encoding ephexin-1-like — VVKACNEGVRKMSRTEQMISIQKKMEFKIKSVPIISHSRWLLKQGELQQMSGPKTSRTLRTKKLFHEIYLFLFNDLLVICRQIPGDKYQVFDSAPRGLLRVEELEDQGQTLANVFILRLLENADDREATYMLKASSQSEMKRWMTSLAPNRRTKFVSFTSRLLDCPQVQCVHPYVAQQPDELTLELADILNILDKTDDGWIFGERLHDQERGWFPSSMTEEILNPKIRSQNLKECFRVHKMDDPQRSQNKDRRKLGSRNRQ; from the exons GTGGTGAAGGCATGCAATGAGGGCGTCAGGAAAATGAGCCGCACGGAACAGATGATCAGCATTCAGAAGAAGatggagttcaagatcaag TCGGTGCCCATCATCTCCCACTCCCGCTGGCTGCTGAAGCAGGGTGAGCTGCAGCAGATGTCAGGCCCCAAGACCTCCAGGACCCTGAGGACCAAGAAGCTCTTCCACGAAATTTACCTCTTCCTGTTCAATGACCTGCTGGTGATCTGCCGGCAGATTCCGGG AGACAAGTACCAGGTATTTGACTCAGCTCCGCGGGGACTGCTGCGTGTGGAGGAGCTGGAGGACCAGGGCCAGACGCTGGCCAACGTGTTCATCCTGCGGCTGCTGGAGAACGCAGACGACCGGGAGGCCACCTACATGCTAAAGGCGTCCTCTCA GAGTGAGATGAAGCGCTGGATGACCTCGCTGGCCCCCAACAGGAGGACCAAGTTTGTCTCGTTCACATCCCGGCTGCTGG ACTGCCCCCAGGTCCAGTGCGTGCACCCATACGTGGCTCAGCAGCCAGACGAGCTGACGCTGGAGCTCGCCGACATCCTCAACATCCTGGACAAGACTGACGACG GGTGGATCTTTGGCGAGCGTCTGCACGACCAGGAGAGAGGCTGGTTCCCCAGCTCCATGACTGAGGAGATCTTGAATCCCAAGATCCGGTCCCAGAACCTCAAGGAATGTTTCCGTGTCCACAAGATGGATGACCCTCAGCGCAGCCAGAACAAGGACCGCAGGAAGCTGGGCAGCCGGAATCGGCAATGA